In Aquamicrobium sp., the genomic stretch CCAGGGCGAAATAATGCCCGCGCAGCCTGAATGTCGGGATGCCGATGAGGACCGCCGCGCCCGCGCCCAGCGCCAGCGCGATGCCGAGGCCGACCCAGGGTGTGATGCCGAACTGGATTTGCAGCACGGTGATGACGAAGGCGCCGAGGCCGAAGAACGCCGAATGCCCGAAAGAGGTCAGCCCGGTATAGCCGGAGAACAGGTTCCAGGCGACGGCGAGGCAGGCCCAGATCGGGATGCTCGACAGGATGGTCTGGTAGTACGCGTTCGACACGCTGGCCGCGAATGCCAGATAAAGGACGGCGATGATGCCGATGGTGGCGAGCTGGCGGGAAACCGGTTTCCACATGTCACGCGCGCTCCGTGTTGCGGCCGAAGATTCCGTTCGGACGCAGGATCAGGAGCAGCAGGAACACCACGAAGATCGTCGCATTCTGAAGCTGCTGCGGCAGGACAAGCGTGGAGAGCTGCTGCAGCGAGCCCATGATCAGCCCGCCCCAGAACGCGCCGCCGAGCGAGCCCATGCCGCCGAGGACGACGCCGGCATACATGATCAGGACGAACTCGCCGCCGATGAAGGGCTGGAAGGGATAGAACGAGGCCATCATGCTGCCGGCCAGCGCGGTCACCAGCGTGCCCAGCGCGAAGACGATGCAATAGACCGTGCGGATCGAGATGCCGCAGTATCGCGCGGCCTGCGGATCGTCGGCCGCCGCGCGCACCGCCCGGCCGAGCGTCGTGCGGTTCATGATGACGAGGACGATGGCGACAATGGCGAGCGCGATCAGCGCCGAAACCGTGCGCGCCTTGTTGAAGAACCACAGGATGTCGCCGCCGCTCAGCTCGACGATCCAGGCCTGCGAGGACCATCTGGTGTAGACCGCCTGCGGCTCGGTGCCGAGCAGCATCAGCCCGCCGTTCTGGAGGATGAGCGACAGGCCGAGCGTGATCATCAGCTGCGCGCTGTGGCGCACGTCGTCGGACATTCCGGGCCGCTCGGTCAGGTCCGCGAGGAACACGCGATAGATGCCGTAACCGACGACGAGCATCAGCGGCGTGATCATCAGCGTGGCGACGAAGGGAGTGGCCGGGCCGAATGCGCTGCGCCCGAGGACCAGCGTCGTGACGAACAGCGCGGTGTAGGCGCCGATCATCAGGAAGTCGCCCTGCGCGAAATTGATGATGCGCATGACCCCGAAGATCATGCTCAGCCCCATGCACATCAGCCCCAGCAGGCAGCCGAGCGTCAGCCCGGCGGTCAAGACCTGCAGTATCGTTTCAAGCATCCCGACAACCCTCCCTGGGGCGCATCCATGCGTATCGGTATATTTTTTTACTTATTATTCTTTTTGCATACCGAAGAGTATAATATTTGCACGCGACTGTCATCCGAAATCTGCATGCAAGGCGTCTTCGATCCGCGGCGGCAGAAGCATTTCCGGCACGGGTGGCACGGGGCTAGCGCCCCGGAAGTCGTCCGGGAGCATGCCTGCTAAGCCGCCCTGCCCGCATGCGGCCCACCCGCGCGCAACGCGCGCCGGCAGGACGGGAAATCAGCCAGCCGGCTGCGGCAGGGTGCGGAACATCACCTTCCACACCCCTTCCTGGCACACGTCTCCGTCCTGATTGCGGACCTCGACCCAGAAATTGACGATCCCGCGCTCGGGATTGCGCGTCGGGCGCGCGGACTGGACTTTCTGGAACACGTGGATCGTGTCGCCGATGCGCACCGGCGCCTTCAGGTTCCACTCCATCCCGAGGAAGGCGAGCGCGGTTCCCTCCTTGATGCCGAGGCGGAACTCGAGCCCGGTGGCGATGGCGAAGACGGCCGGGCCGTGCAGCACCCGCCCGCCGAACGGCGTCGTCCTGGCGAACTCCTCGTCGGTATGGACCGGGTTGAAGTCGCCGGTCATGCCGGCGAACATCACGATGTCCGTCTCGGTGATCGTGCGCCGCGGCGTCACCCATTCCCGGCCCTCGACCAGGTCCTCGAAAAACAGTGCGGACGGCCCGACGCCAAGTGCCGCGCGATCGATCAATGCTGCCATGGATGCTTTCCTATCCGGTCCCTGCGAACTTCCCCGCGCGCGCTCCGCCGCCTTCGCCGGGCGGTCGGCTGCTGCGCCGTAAGATACCTATAAGAACGTTATTGTACTCATTGGTCAATTTTGTCAAGCAGCGCGGATAGTTGTGTACTCCAGCCATCTTCTCGGGCAAAAGAGCCTGAGATTGCGCATGTTTTCGCAGCGTGGCCCGCGGCGGCCGGCCCCACACGAGGCGGCCTCGCCGAGGGGAGCGATGCGTCATTTGAGCCGAATGCCGAGAGAGAGGAGGTGTTTCCATGGCCCGAACCGTCCGCGAGGAACTCAAGGCTCGGAAGCAGGCTTATGTCCAGGAAGAGATTCTCAACTCCGCCGAACGCCTGTTTGCGGAACGGGGCATCCGCGCGGTGTCGATCGACGACATCGCCAACAACCTCGGCTACACGAAGTCGGTCGTCTACTACTACTTCAAGAACAAGAACCAGCTGCTGTGGGAGATATTCGAGCGCATCCACGCCGCCTGGGACGGGCAGATGAAGGAGCTGTACACCCGCACGGACCTCGCCCCGGCCGACAAGCTCGCCGCGATGACGCGCCAGTACGGCATCAACGTCCTGCAGAACCGGGCCTGGACGACGATCTACTTCCGCGACGAGGGCGAACTCACCAGGGAGCAGCAGAAGCTGCTCTACGAATGGAAGCAGCATTTCGACAACATCCTGAGAAACGTCTATCTCGAGGGCGTCGAAAAGGGCGTCTTCAAATCCATGCCCCCCTACGTCGTCGTCGGCGGCATCATCGGGGCGTCCAACTTCCTGCGCGTCTGGTTCCGCGACACCGGCAAGATGACCATCGAGGAAGTCAGCGAAGCCAACGTCGCGCTCCTGCTCGGCGGCCTGCTGGTCGGACGATCCTGCAAGGCGCCCAGGAGCGGGTGATACCCGCTCTCTCGTGATCGCAAAGCAGGAAGCGTGACGGACAAAGACCTCGACTTCCACCTCGGAGATCGCCGAAGACGACAAGCAACCGCTTCCTGATCGCCCTGAGCGTGCGGCGCTGCGAGCGGCACCCATCGAAGCGCCCCAACACCGGCCAGCTCGTCATCGCCTATGGCGAGAAGTTCCGCACCCCGCGCGGATATTATTTCGTCTATCCGGCCGACCGCATGACCTATTCCTCGTTCCGCTCGTTCCGGGCCTGGCTGCTCGAGCAGGCCGGCTGACGGCAAGCCGGGCTCACCGCTGGCCGGAAGACCCCTCGCCTTGGGCGACGATCGAGCGCTCGCGGCAATAGGCCATCAGCGCCTCGAGCTTTCCAGAGCCGGGATTGGTCAGGCACGGGTCGGTGCCGACCAGCGTCACCACCGCCTGCGCCTCGCCCTGCCAGTCGAGGATCGGCGCGGCGGCAGCGACCAGGCCCGGGATGAACCGGCCGTCGACCGAGGCGAAGCCGTCCTTGCGGATGCCTTCGATCATCGCGGCGATGCCCTGCGCGCTGACGTCGAAATCCATCTGGAGCTGCGGATTGCGCTTGATCCGGCGCACCTCGCTCTCGCGCAGGGCCAGCACCGTGTTGGGCGGCGCCCAGGCGAGAAACGCGCGCCCGGTGGCCGAGGTCAGGAGCGGCAGCGTCGTGCCCAGCCCCATCGAGGTGACGGTCGGAGAAGCGGCGCGCTCCCAGCGCACCACGGTCGCCCCGTTGTTGCCCCACACCGAAAGCAGCGCCGTCAGCCCGGTGTCGGCGCACAGTTCGGCAAGGGAATCGGCGGCGGCATTGACGAAATCGTGGCGCGCGATGGCGGCCAGCCCGATCTGCATCGCCATCTTGCCGAGGAAATAGCGCCCGGACCGCCCGGTCTGCTCGACGAGGCCGGCCGCCATGAACGCCGCGAGATAGCGATGGGCCTTGCTCGGCGGCATGCCGCAACCGCGGGCAAGCTCGGACAGGGCGACCGGCTCGCGATAGGCCGACATCGCCAAAAGGAGATGCAGCGCCGCGTCGATGGAGCTGGCGCCGGACACGCGCTTTTGCGGATTGTCAGGATCGCTGGGCAATCAGGTCTCTCAACGCCATCATGTCTGCGGCCTGAATACCAGTTTCCGTCCGGGTGAACAGCCCCCGGACCTCCCGCCCCAACGCCACCGGCCGCGCCCCGCAGGTCAGGCGATAGGTCAGGGTCAGGGTTTTCGGCGCCCATTCGGCCGCCTCCAGCGCGACCCGGACTTCATCCCCGTCCCGCGCCGGCGACTGGAACCGCATGCTGGCGTCCATCAAGCCGATTCCGACAGATTGCAGCGTCGCGCACAAGGTGGAATGGCCGCCGAAGCGGCGCAGTCAGCCGTGGAACGCATGATCCATCCATTTGAAAAAATTCGGATAAAATACGATCCCTGCCGGATCGCAATCCCCGAAACTGACATTGACCGTTAGGGCGTGCATGGTTTCCAGTTTTCTATTACACGATAAGTATTGCGACATATGAAAAAGGTATGTATCGATCACGGCTGTTGCTGTCGAGCAGGCAAGGGAGGAATGCGATGCCCGATCTGACCAGCGTCGAGATTGTCGGCGCAGGCCCCGCGGGCCTCTACACGGCGATCCTGCTGCGCCTTGCCCGGCCCGGGCTGAAGATCAGGGTGACGGAACAGAACCCCAGGGGCGCCACCTTCGGCTTCGGCGTGGTGTTTTCCGACCAGGCGCTGGATTTCCTGCGTGCCGACGATCCCGAGACCCACGCCCTCGTCGTGCCGCGCATGGAGCGGTGGCGGAACATGACGCTCAACCATCCCGACGGGCAGGTCGTCCTCGACGGCGTCGGCTTCTCGGCCATCGGGCGGTTGGACCTGATCGAGATCCTGCGCGAGCGCGCCGAGGAGCTCGGCGTCGAAATCCGCTTCGACACCCGGATCGACGACCTGTCGGAGCTGGAAGCAGACCTCGTCATCGGCGCCGACGGGCTGAACTCTTTGGTGCGCCAGTCGAACCCGGAGGCGTTCGCGCCGACGCTGGACCACTTCAGCAACCATTTCGCCTGGTTCGGCGCGGAGCGCAGCTTCGACACCCTGACCCAGACCTTCGTCCGGACCGACAGGGGCGCGCTCAACGCCCACCACTACCGCTTCGCGCCGGACCGCAGCACGTTCATCGTCGAATGCGACGACGCGACGTTCAACGCCTGGGGCTTCGACCGGCTGGACGAGACCGAGAGCGCGCGCCTCTGCGGCGAGATATTTTCCGACGTGCTGGACGGCGCTCCGCTGATCACCAACAAGTCGAGCTGGCGCCAGTTTCCGCGGCTGTGGTGCGGCAGGTGGGCCGCCGGCCGGCACGTGATCCTCGGCGATGCGGCGCACACCGCGCATTTCTCCATCGGCTCGGGAACGCGGCTGGCGCTGGAGGACGCGATCGCGCTCGTCCGCGCGCTCGGCGTGCATGACGACATCGACGAGGCGCTGCGGGTCTGGCAGGCCGAGCGGCTGCCGGTCGCGCGCAAGATCGTCGACGCCGCCAACACCTCCGCCCGCTGGTACGAGGACTTCGCGGCCAAGCTCGCCCTGCCGCCGCTTGATTTCGCCTTCGACTACATGACGCGTTCGGGGCGGATGGACATGGACCGGCTGCGCGGCATCGCGCCGCAATTCATGGGCCGCTACGACGCCTTCAAGGCGGCTTCGCCCGCCGCGATCGTCGACCCCGTCGGCGACGACGCCCCCGGCGCGGCCGAGATCGGCTTCGACCCCGTCGCCCATCCCAATTGCTCCGCCATCCTGTGGGACAACCTCGCCCGCAATCCCGAAGCCACCGCCGTCACCGGCCCGGCCGGCCGGCTGACCTATGCCGCGCTGATCGCCGAGGCGGCCCGCTGGGGCAACGCCTTCAAGGCGGCGGGATTGCGGCGCGGCGAGCGGATTCCGTTCTTCCTCGACGATACGCCGGTCTATCCGGCGGCGTTCTTCGGCGCGGTGCGGGCGGGTTTCGTGCCGGTGCTGCTGAACATTCAGAGCCGGCCCGACGATCTGAACTTCTTCCTTCAGGACACCGGCGCGCGCTTTGCCCTGTGCGAGGCGGATCTGGCCGACCAGTTCGGCCCCGAGGCGCTGGCGAACACGGCGCTCGAGCAGGTGATCGTGGTCAACGGTCCGGCCCGCGCCGGACAGGTCGAGGCCGCGGCCTTTCTCGCCGGCCAGCCCGACACGCTGGAGGTGGCCGACACCACCCCGTTCGACATGGCGTTCTGGATGTACTCGTCCGGCTCGACAGGCCGGCCCAAGGGCATCGTGCACCTGCACCACGACGCGGCCTATATCCAGGCTTCGTTCGGCCGGCACATCCTCGGCCTGCGGCCGGACGACATGTGCTTTTCGGTGCCGAAGATCTTCTTCGCCTACGGGTTCGGGAACTCGCTGATCTTCCCCTTCTCGGTCGGCGCCTCATCGCTCCTGCTGCCCGGCCAGCCGCGACCCGAGCCGGTGCTGGACGCCATCGAGACCTGGCGCCCCACGGTCTTCTTCGGCCTGCCGACGCTCTATACCGCGCTGACCCGCCATCCGGGCGTCGAGGCGCGCGACCTGAGCTCGCTGCGCCTGTCGATGTCGGCGGCCGAGATATTGTCGCAGGACGTCTATGACGCGTGGAAGGCGCTGGTCGGCCATGGTCCGACCGAGGGGCTCGGCTCGACCGAGGCGCTGCACATTTACCTCTCCAACCGGCATGACGATCACCGCATCGGTGCCGCCGGCGCGCGCGTGCCCGGCTACGAGATCCGCCTGGAGGGCGCGGACGGCAAGGCGGTCGGGCCGGGCGAGGAAGGGATCATGCATGTGCGTGGCCACTCCTCGGCGCCGCTCTACTGGAACCGCCCGGACAAGACCCGCGAGACGATGCGCGGCGACTGGCTGAACACCGG encodes the following:
- a CDS encoding branched-chain amino acid ABC transporter permease — protein: MLETILQVLTAGLTLGCLLGLMCMGLSMIFGVMRIINFAQGDFLMIGAYTALFVTTLVLGRSAFGPATPFVATLMITPLMLVVGYGIYRVFLADLTERPGMSDDVRHSAQLMITLGLSLILQNGGLMLLGTEPQAVYTRWSSQAWIVELSGGDILWFFNKARTVSALIALAIVAIVLVIMNRTTLGRAVRAAADDPQAARYCGISIRTVYCIVFALGTLVTALAGSMMASFYPFQPFIGGEFVLIMYAGVVLGGMGSLGGAFWGGLIMGSLQQLSTLVLPQQLQNATIFVVFLLLLILRPNGIFGRNTERA
- a CDS encoding MaoC/PaaZ C-terminal domain-containing protein, translated to MAALIDRAALGVGPSALFFEDLVEGREWVTPRRTITETDIVMFAGMTGDFNPVHTDEEFARTTPFGGRVLHGPAVFAIATGLEFRLGIKEGTALAFLGMEWNLKAPVRIGDTIHVFQKVQSARPTRNPERGIVNFWVEVRNQDGDVCQEGVWKVMFRTLPQPAG
- a CDS encoding IclR family transcriptional regulator, whose product is MPSDPDNPQKRVSGASSIDAALHLLLAMSAYREPVALSELARGCGMPPSKAHRYLAAFMAAGLVEQTGRSGRYFLGKMAMQIGLAAIARHDFVNAAADSLAELCADTGLTALLSVWGNNGATVVRWERAASPTVTSMGLGTTLPLLTSATGRAFLAWAPPNTVLALRESEVRRIKRNPQLQMDFDVSAQGIAAMIEGIRKDGFASVDGRFIPGLVAAAAPILDWQGEAQAVVTLVGTDPCLTNPGSGKLEALMAYCRERSIVAQGEGSSGQR
- a CDS encoding TetR/AcrR family transcriptional regulator: MARTVREELKARKQAYVQEEILNSAERLFAERGIRAVSIDDIANNLGYTKSVVYYYFKNKNQLLWEIFERIHAAWDGQMKELYTRTDLAPADKLAAMTRQYGINVLQNRAWTTIYFRDEGELTREQQKLLYEWKQHFDNILRNVYLEGVEKGVFKSMPPYVVVGGIIGASNFLRVWFRDTGKMTIEEVSEANVALLLGGLLVGRSCKAPRSG
- a CDS encoding benzoate-CoA ligase family protein, with protein sequence MPDLTSVEIVGAGPAGLYTAILLRLARPGLKIRVTEQNPRGATFGFGVVFSDQALDFLRADDPETHALVVPRMERWRNMTLNHPDGQVVLDGVGFSAIGRLDLIEILRERAEELGVEIRFDTRIDDLSELEADLVIGADGLNSLVRQSNPEAFAPTLDHFSNHFAWFGAERSFDTLTQTFVRTDRGALNAHHYRFAPDRSTFIVECDDATFNAWGFDRLDETESARLCGEIFSDVLDGAPLITNKSSWRQFPRLWCGRWAAGRHVILGDAAHTAHFSIGSGTRLALEDAIALVRALGVHDDIDEALRVWQAERLPVARKIVDAANTSARWYEDFAAKLALPPLDFAFDYMTRSGRMDMDRLRGIAPQFMGRYDAFKAASPAAIVDPVGDDAPGAAEIGFDPVAHPNCSAILWDNLARNPEATAVTGPAGRLTYAALIAEAARWGNAFKAAGLRRGERIPFFLDDTPVYPAAFFGAVRAGFVPVLLNIQSRPDDLNFFLQDTGARFALCEADLADQFGPEALANTALEQVIVVNGPARAGQVEAAAFLAGQPDTLEVADTTPFDMAFWMYSSGSTGRPKGIVHLHHDAAYIQASFGRHILGLRPDDMCFSVPKIFFAYGFGNSLIFPFSVGASSLLLPGQPRPEPVLDAIETWRPTVFFGLPTLYTALTRHPGVEARDLSSLRLSMSAAEILSQDVYDAWKALVGHGPTEGLGSTEALHIYLSNRHDDHRIGAAGARVPGYEIRLEGADGKAVGPGEEGIMHVRGHSSAPLYWNRPDKTRETMRGDWLNTGDRFIEKDGYYYFQGRADDLIKVSGQWVWPLEVEKCLNEHPQVHECAVLGVQLADRRMTLKAVIRLRDGEDATEEQTRRLQAFVKSRLTPHKYPRIVEYVAELPKTGTGKIDRQALLKGG